The following proteins are co-located in the Colletotrichum lupini chromosome 4, complete sequence genome:
- a CDS encoding CNH domain-containing protein — MSFRGDGQRRYGHIPPVQYPTPDQSQDQSAYLGRRPSFNNGDDAAMFDQSRAQARGHQQSASRGEDELFLTSPTTSSHSGGRHSYGSTNNALSGYQHQYQASSPPTSSHSSYNPQAFARTPSTASTSLPYHPGPPSRYGSAASPTSYTSPTQPSYQPAAYNPAAYASTTAPQRQPTYSGYNNYSQSYGSPTAPQSSQGFGHSPTSSYQGTFPSAPSATSPAPTYDSTFSQSYGNNYNSYPTNGHSSAASYASDNSQTPYPIQSSMPVGPNYADPSSFYSRSDSAASPIPSPQIQQQHSPGLQRHPTNAPLPSRPMEEPTWDPSAITPTDEDQAQLQDSLLQDIEAELGGRHRPMPINGQFSDDELQGLRRYNSDLAAAGMAPTSSAPTANRAPIPTFDYDDDDDDPEGTAGVLAMQQAELDDKRFSSVPFAFPEPVNMNPLPPPPEEQSDDTDYGGMDLGALAGGYAGNLAYGSEVVPTPGQDGSRPLPNPNDYDVSHEAYERAPAFRDAEVDYGGTGGLQAPSAHRLSFDDGDEHVSLHSKQSGSESPYKEDYPDLYYHPGLSNRPLPALPPGPGSDTSSLLSVHPTTRSYHSHSLSTDSRTLHDGGSDYYGGGSTGLNSPFPERSISLSSHSHTPQVQAPVRSRTDAAEERRKMARYQTQQQQLAAQQGLPYDGYESNTPSSMTYDMITLPSGRKRKFVPSKLTSGDIRRCSEPWALSGIAAWIREMADGEPDLKQKTVEEALLKLFTEKVPTINVADAELLSTLVSQLMLDAGVLVPEEEWVKFGSGTISGVLPQLTGYGCYAPKLHDDDSQPGRCYSHHCMRTLRKANLDDMLLDEVKPADWNVHYKIQDAELAEKPKKEIERQHVLHEIVNSEEYFVNQLEVLRVLYRDHLRNSQPPIIPPNKIDKFLQVVFGKADAVQLVNKDNLLAQLKYRQQEQGPWVSGFSDLFREWIRKAKDIYIDYASQFPYAEYMVRKESDRNLLFRNFLEQVMRHKRSERLGWQHFLKTPITRLQRYSLLLETVEKKTLRDDEEKANLARAIAEIRNVTMECDTKVAEMQKKVEMMELNSMLVLRPGFHSVLNLDHLGRELIKQGDLQRMGSKGVRWVDTHALLFDHYFILAKVVSPKDVRGEKKYDVSKEPIPMPLLFLDSMNDDPISKQKGITAPLARAGGAGSDPRLNRIATNGTERPGLEHVATSSSVGSTSAARLTPTMSNDPEGKILYPFKIKHLGHETYTLYATSAQSRAEWVEKIIEAKTRHAKALFSQNAEPFRLRVLADSAFVYDAASAVGRQPGVPIRGTPLDRAVREIEEVYGPGRGPAPVCRAQVNCACGFNAFGKSIVAIGTDYGVYISDATNPRGWMRSVQTNRVTQIAVLEEFSVCLVIADRSLIAYPLDVIAPVSNFPAPAHDNPRRAPQRLAKDVAFFATARMKERMLVFFKRKEGMHNTFKVLEPVFQKASEKRPRIFGGRKGLGGSTDSFRDYDEFYLPTECYSLNLFQSYIAVSTAKGFELLTLDKKQTMSIPDLKQPAIANIASRIRDQRPLGMFRLNDQEFLLAYEDCAVYVDKHGDVSRTLIMEYSGKQKKATSATMYGQYLLLFNGDYVEVRNAENGRLRQIIAGRDVRCLDFGVRGPTGGNASASQNSWLGGQTPAGEDSKGTVKISMSHPEQHGVQVVLEMLLNNGHMEK; from the exons ATGTCTTTCCGCGGCGACGGTCAGCGCCGTTATGGCCATATCCCCCCAGTACAATACCCCACACCCGACCAGTCGCAAGATCAGTCGGCTTACCTCGGGCGGCGGCCGAGTTTCAACAATGGTGATGATGCCGCAATGTTCGATCAGAGCCGGGCGCAAGCTCGTGGCCATCAGCAGTCCGCCTCGAGAGGCGAAGACGAACTCTTTTTGACAAGCCCGACAACGTCAAGCCATTCTGGAGGCCGCCACAGCTACGGCTCGACAAACAATGCGCTTTCCGGTTACCAACACCAGTACCAAGCTTCCTCGCCTCCAACCTCTTCGCACTCCAGCTACAATCCTCAGGCCTTTGCGCGGACGCCATCGACGGCATCGACATCTCTCCCATATCACCCCGGTCCCCCGAGCCGATATGGATCCGCCGCTTCGCCGACATCATACACATCTCCAACACAACCTAGCTACCAGCCGGCGGCCTATAACCCGGCTGCCTATGCGAGCACAACAGCTCCCCAGCGTCAACCGACATACTCAGGCTACAACAACTACAGCCAAAGCTACGGTTCCCCGACGGCTCCTCAGTCCTCTCAGGGGTTCGGCCACTCGCCTACCTCCTCATACCAGGGCACATTCCCCTCCGCGCCATCCGCGACTTCGCCCGCACCAACCTACGACTCGACTTTTTCGCAGTCCTACGGCAACAACTACAACTCCTATCCGACAAACGGTCACAGCTCGGCAGCTTCTTACGCTTCGGACAACTCGCAGACACCCTACCCGATCCAGTCGTCGATGCCCGTCGGCCCAAACTACGCCGATCCCTCTTCCTTTTACAGCAGGTCTGACTCGGCAGCATCCCCGATTCCTTCTCCGCAGATTCAACAGCAGCACTCCCCCGGCTTGCAAAGACACCCTACCAATGCCCCTCTACCCAGCCGGCCGATGGAAGAGCCCACCTGGGACCCGAGCGCCATCACTCCCACAGACGAGGACCAAGCTCAACTACAGGACTCTCTACTTCAAGACATCGAGGCTGAGCTAGGCGGCCGGCACCGCCCCATGCCCATCAACGGACAGTTTTCTGACGACGAGCTTCAAGGACTACGGCGGTATAACTCGGATCTGGCTGCCGCCGGCATGGCACCAACCTCGAGCGCGCCGACGGCCAACAGGGCTCCAATTCCCACTTTCGATTatgatgacgatgatgacgacCCTGAGGGAACTGCCGGGGTGTTGGCGATGCAGCAGGCGGAGCTGGACGACAAGAGATTCAGCAGTGTGCCATTTGCTTTCCCTGAGCCAGTCAACATGAACCCTCTTCCACCACCACCCGAAGAACAGAGCGATGATACCGACTATGGCGGGATGGACTTGGGTGCGCTCGCTGGTGGATATGCTGGCAATCTGGCGTACGGCAGCGAAGTTGTCCCAACCCCAGGTCAGGACGGATCAAGGCCACTGCCCAACCCTAACGACTACGATGTTTCTCACGAGGCCTACGAACGGGCTCCTGCTTTCCGAGATGCCGAAGTCGACTACGGCGGCACTGGCGGTCTACAGGCACCATCCGCTCACCGGCTAAGCTTCGATGATGGCGATGAACACGTATCTCTGCACTCGAAGCAGAGCGGCAGCGAGTCGCCGTACAAGGAGGACTATCCCGATCTCTACTACCACCCAGGACTTTCCAACAGACCGCTTCCGGCACTTCCCCCAGGTCCGGGTAGCGATACAAGCTCTCTACTCTCAGTTCACCCGACAACTCGCAGCTACCATTCCCACTCGCTCAGCACCGACTCGCGGACACTGCACGATGGCGGTTCAGACTACTATGGAGGAGGCTCTACCGGACTCAATTCTCCATTCCCAGAGCGATCTATTTCCCTATCGAGCCACAGCCACACGCCTCAAGTACAAGCCCCTGTTCGATCACGAACAGATGCTGCAgaggagaggaggaagaTGGCCCGCTACCAGACTCAGCAACAACAACTTGCGGCACAACAAGGCCTACCATATGATGGCTACGAGTCGAATACCCCGTCATCAATGACATATGACATGATTACGCTACCTAGCGGCCGTAAGAGAAAGTTTGTGCCATCCAAGCTTACTTCTGGCGATATCAGGAGGTGCTCTGAACCCTGGGCTCTCAGTGGAATCGCTGCGTGGATTCGCGAAATGGCCGATGGCGAACCTGATTTGAAGCAGAAAACTGTCGAAGAGGCATTGCTCAAGCTGTTCACCGAAAAGGTTCCAACCATCAATGTTGCCGATGCCGAGCTTCTCAGTACTCTCGTCTCGCAGCTGATGCTGGACGCTGGAGTTCTTGTCCCAGAGGAGGAGTGGGTCAAGTTTGGAAGCGGTACAATATCCGGAGTCCTTCCTCAATTGACGGGCTATGGCTGCTATGCTCCGAAGTTGCACGACGACGACTCCCAGCCTGGACGTTGCTACTCGCATCATTGCATGAGGACGCTCAGAAAGGCAAACTTGGATGATATGCTCCTCGACGAGGTCAAGCCGGCAGATTGGAATGTTCACTATAAGATTCAAGACGCCGAACTCGCCGAAAAGCCGAAGAAGGAGATTGAGCGTCAGCACGTCCTTCACGAGATCGTCAACAGTGAAGAGTACTTTGTCAACCAGCTCGAGGTTCTGCGCGTACTATACCGAGACCACCTACGGAACTCCCAGCCTCCCATTATCCCACCCAACAAGATCGATAAGTTCCTTCAAGTCGTTTTTGGGAAGGCAGACGCTGTCCAGCTCGTCAACAAGGACAATCTTCTGGCACAGCTCAAGTACCGGCAACAAGAGCAAGGTCCCTGGGTATCCGGATTCTCCGATCTCTTCCGTGAATGGATCCGGAAGGCCAAGGACATCTACATCGACTATGCGTCACAATTCCCGTATGCAGAGTACATGGTGCGGAAAGAGTCTGACCGAAATCTGTTGTTCCGCAATTTCCTCGAGCAGGTCATGCGACACAAGCGCTCCGAACGTTTGGGATGGCAACATTTCCTCAAGACCCCCATTACACGTTTGCAAAGATACTCTTTGCTGCTAGAAACGGTTGAGAAGAAGACACTTCGGGACGATGAGGAAAAGGCCAACTTGGCCAGGGCGATCGCCGAAATCCGCAATGTCACGATGGAATGTGACACGAAGGTTGCCGAGATGCAAAAGAAGGTCGAAATGATGGAGCTCAACTCCATGCTCGTCCTCAGGCCTGGATTCCACTCCGTCCTCAACCTCGACCATCTTGGTAGGGAGCTTATCAAGCAGGGCGATCTGCAAAGAATGGGCTCCAAGGGCGTCAGATGGGTTGACACACATGCCTTGCTATTTGATCACTACTTCATCCTAGCAAAGGTTGTGAGTCCAAAAGACGTCAGAGGCGAGAAGAAATATGACGTGTCAAAGGAG CCCATTCCTATGCCTCTACTATTCCTCGACAGCATGAATGATGACCCCATTTCGAAGCAAAAGGGCATCACTGCTCCTCTGGCCCGCGCTGGCGGCGCAGGTTCAGACCCAAGGTTAAATAGGATTGCTACCAACGGTACTGAGCGTCCAGGACTGGAACATGTCGCAACAAGCTCCTCGGTTGGATCGACTTCAGCAGCCAGACTTACACCGACAATGTCCAATGATCCTGAGGGCAAGATCCTCTATCCTTTCAAGATCAAGCACTTGGGCCACGAGACATACACACTGTATGCTACATCAGCTCAGAGCCGCGCTGAATGGGTCGAGAAGATCATCGAGGCCAAGACACGGCACGCCAAAGCTCTCTTCTCTCAAAATGCCGAACCATTCCGCCTTCGCGTACTGGCAGACAGCGCGTTCGTTTATGATGCGGCTTCAGCTGTCGGCAGGCAACCAGGCGTTCCCATCCGCGGCACCCCTCTCGACCGCGCTGTTCGGGAGATTGAGGAAGTCTATGGACCAGGCAGAGGGCCGGCCCCCGTGTGCAGAGCCCAGGTCAACTGCGCTTGCGGCTTCAACGCATTTGGCAAGTCGATCGTTGCCATCGGAACAGACTATGGCGTGTACATCTCCGATGCCACAAATCCCCGCGGCTGGATGAGG AGTGTGCAAACAAATAGGGTGACACAAATAGCTGTCCTCGAGGAGTTTTCCGTCTGTCTCGTTATTGCGGATCGCTCTCTCATCGCTTACCCCCTCGATGTTATCGCCCCAGTATCGAACTTCCCTGCCCCTGCTCACGACAACCCGCGCCGCGCGCCACAAAGGTTAGCAAAGGATGTCGCTTTCTTTGCCACAGCGCGCATGAAGGAGCGCATGTTGGTTTTCTTCAAGCGGAAGGAAGGCATGCACAACACCTTCAAGGTACTCGAACCCGTTTTCCAAAAAGCGTCAGAAAAGAGACCTCGCATCTTTGGTGGCCGCAAGGGCTTGGGAGGCAGCACCGACTCCTTCCGCGATTACGACGAATTCTATCTCCCGACGGAATGTTACTCTCTTAATCTCTTCCAGAGTTACATTGCCGTATCAACGGCAAAGGGTTTCGAGTTGCTCACCCTCGACAAGAAGCAGACAATGTCTATCCCGGACCTGAAGCAGCCCGCCATTGCGAATATTGCAAGCAGGATACGGGATCAAAGACCTCTAGGCATGTTTAGGTTGAACGATCAAGAGTTCTTGCTGGCGTACGAGGACTGTGCTGTCTACGTAGACAAGCACGGCGACGTGAGTCGCACTTTGATTATGGAGTACTCGGGCAAGCAGAAGAAGGCTACGAGCGCGACAATGTATGGCCAATACCTTCTTCTCTTCAATGGAGACTATGTCGAGGTGCGTAACGCCGAGAACGGCCGCCTAAGACAAATCATCGCCGGTCGCGACGTTAGGTGCCTCGACTTTGGCGTTAGAGGCCCGACTGGTGGCAATGCCTCTGCATCACAGAACAGTTGGCTCGGCGGACAGACACCAGCAGGAGAGGACTCCAAGGGAACGGTCAAGATCTCAATGAGTCACCCAGAACAACACGGTGTGCAGGTCGTTCTCGAGATGCTTCTCAACAACGGACATATGGAGAAGTAG
- a CDS encoding superoxide dismutase produces MVKAVAVVRGDSKVTGSVVFEQESESAPTTITWDITGNDANAKRGMHIHTFGDNTNGCTSAGPHFNPHNKTHGAPEDANRHVGDLGNIETDGQGNSKGTVTDKHVKLIGPESVIGRTVVVHGGTDDLGKGDNEESLKTGNAGPRPACAGVAGLVLAL; encoded by the exons ATGGTCAAGGCTG TCGCTGTCGTCCGTGGTGACTCCAAGGTTACCGGCTCCGTTGTCTTCGAGCAGGAGTCCGAGTCCGCTCCCACCACCATTACCTGGGACATCACCGGTAACGACGCCAACGCCAAGCGTGGCATGCACATCCACACCTTTGGTGACAACACCAACGGCTGCACCTCCGCCGGCCCTCACT TCAACCCTCACAACAAGACTCACGGCGCCCCCGAGGACGCGAACCGCCACGTCGGTGACCTTGGCAACATCGAGACCGATGGCCAGGGTAACTCCAAGGGCACCGTCACCGACAAGCACGTTAAGCTGATCGGCCCCGAGAGCGTCATCGGCCGCACCGTCGTTGTCCACGGCGGCACCGACGACCTCGGCAAGGGTGACAACGAGGAGTCCCTCAAGACTGGCAACGCCGGTCCCCGTCCCGCTTGCG CGGGAGTTGCGGGGCTGGTCCTTGCACTGTGA
- a CDS encoding tudor domain-containing protein, whose amino-acid sequence MSKPFFAKVKSVLSGDTLVLTAPNNPRAEKTFSLAYVTAPRLNKEGDEPFAFQSREYLRELVVGKQIQCTVAYTVPSGREFGTALLSKDGPSLPDEAIKAGWLKVREEAGRKDDDEATTQRLDNLRQLETEAKNAGKGLWSGTGGNIQVQNDLGGPQFMNEWKGKTVDGIVERVLSGDRLLVRLLLSDKKHVQVMTLLAGVRTPTTERTIQSTGQTQAAEEFGNEAKAFVEERLLQRRVKVDIVGASAQGQLVAAIIHPNGNKNIAEFLLTEGLARCNDFHSTMLGEKMASLRGAEKTAQGKKLRIHQHHVAKADGASSDMIVAKIIGADTIIVRNKAGDKEQRVNFSSIRGPRTNEASEAPYKEEAKEFLRKKIIGKHVKISIDGSKPATDGYEAREVATVTEKGKNVGLELVEAGYATVIRHRKDDTDRSPNYDELLAAQEKAKEEKKGIWSGKAPKIKQYADASESLQKAKIQLGTLSRQKKVPAIVDFVKSGSRFTILIPREGVKLTLVLGGIRAPRAPGRGGDNGEEFGQEAIDLASRRCNQRDVEVDIYDIDKVGGFIGDLYINRENVAKLLVEEGLASVHRYSAEKSGNATELLAAEKKAKEGRKGLWHSWDPSQEEEEEAEAVETTNDTPEAYENKPKDYRDVVITNIDGNGKIKIQEIGKGTAALTTLMNDFKKFHLNSANSKPIGDAPKAGDFVAAKFSADGEWYRGRIRSNDRAAKVAEVVYIDYGNTEKQPWSKLRPLDQPQFTTQKLKAQAIDASLSFLQLPTAPEYFSESIGFIAELTEGKELVASFDFVDTKEGVSYITLFDYNAGDKKPGPNDSINKEIVANGQAMVPKKLKAWERSGQHAAYLKHLKEVEAKAKEERLGMWEYGDITED is encoded by the coding sequence ATGTCGAAGCCCTTTTTCGCCAAGGTCAAGAGCGTGCTTAGCGGCGATACCCTCGTCTTGACCGCTCCCAACAACCCCAGAGCCGAAAAGACCTTTTCCCTCGCATACGTCACGGCTCCTCGCCTGAACAAGGAAGGCGATGAACCATTCGCTTTCCAGTCAAGAGAATACCTCAGAGAACTTGTCGTTGGCAAGCAGATCCAATGCACAGTAGCTTACACTGTACCTTCCGGTCGCGAGTTCGGCACTGCCCTGCTCTCCAAGGATGGCCCTTCTCTCCCCGATGAAGCTATCAAGGCCGGATGGCTCAAGGTCAGAGAAGAGGCTGGCCGCAAGGATGATGATGAGGCTACTACTCAGCGTCTCGACAACTTGCGCCAACTCGAGACCGAAGCCAAGAATGCCGGCAAGGGTCTCTGGTCTGGCACTGGCGGCAACATTCAAGTCCAGAATGACCTTGGCGGCCCTCAATTCATGAACGAATGGAAGGGAAAGACTGTTGACGGCATTGTCGAGCGTGTTCTGAGCGGTGACCGTCTTCTTGTGCGACTGCTCCTTTCGGATAAGAAGCACGTGCAGGTCATGACACTCCTTGCTGGAGTCCGTACGCCTACCACCGAGCGAACGATACAGTCCACCGGCCAGACTCAGGCTGCTGAAGAGTTTGGAAACGAGGCCAAGGCTTTTGTTGAGGAGAGACTGCTCCAGCGCCGCGTAAAGGTTGATATCGTTGGCGCCAGCGCTCAAGGACAGCTGGTGGCAGCCATCATCCACCCCAACGGCAACAAGAACATTGCCGAGTTCCTCCTTACCGAGGGTCTCGCCAGATGCAACGACTTCCACTCCACCATGCTCGGCGAGAAGATGGCCAGCCTCCGTGGTGCTGAGAAGACAGCCCAGGGCAAGAAGCTGCGCATCCACCAGCACCACGTTGCCAAGGCTGACGGCGCCTCCTCCGACATGATTGTCGCAAAGATTATCGGCGCAGACACCATCATTGTTCGCAACAAGGCTGGTGACAAGGAGCAGAGAGTCAACTTCAGCAGTATCCGCGGCCCTCGCACCAACGAGGCGTCAGAAGCCCCCTACAAGGAAGAGGCTAAGGAATTCCTGCGCAAGAAGATTATCGGCAAGCATGTCAAGATTAGCATCGATGGCTCCAAGCCTGCTACCGACGGCTACGAGGCCCGCGAGGTTGCCACAGTCACGGAGAAGGGCAAGAACGTTGGTCTCGAGCTGGTTGAGGCTGGTTACGCGACTGTCATCCGTCACCGCAAGGACGACACTGACCGCTCCCCCAACTACGACGAGCTCCTCGCTGCCCAAGAGAAGGCCaaggaagagaagaaggGTATCTGGTCTGGAAAGGCTCCCAAGATTAAGCAATACGCCGATGCTTCCGAGTCTCTGCAAAAAGCCAAGATCCAGCTCGGCACTCTGTCGAGGCAAAAGAAGGTGCCCGCTATTGTTGATTTCGTCAAGTCTGGCTCTCGCTTCACCATCCTGATTCCCCGTGAGGGTGTCAAGCTGACGTTGGTATTGGGTGGCATCCGTGCTCCTCGTGCCCCCGGCCGTGGAGGCGACAACGGTGAGGAGTTTGGCCAGGAGGCTATTGACCTTGCCAGTCGCCGCTGCAACCAGCGTGACGTTGAGGTCGACATTTACGACATTGACAAGGTTGGAGGTTTCATCGGTGACTTGTACATCAACCGTGAGAACGTCGCCAAGTTGCTCGTCGAGGAGGGTCTGGCATCTGTGCACCGCTACTCTGCCGAGAAGTCTGGCAACGCCACCGAGCTGCTTGCGGCtgagaagaaggccaaggaggGCCGCAAGGGACTGTGGCACAGCTGGGACCCGTCtcaggaggaggaagaggaggctgAGGCCGTCGAGACGACCAATGATACCCCCGAGGCGTACGAGAACAAGCCCAAGGATTACCGCGATGTTGTTATTACCAACATTGACGGCAACGGAAAGATCAAGATCCAGGAAATTGGCAAGGGCACTGCTGCTTTGACGACCCTCATGAACGACTTCAAGAAGTTCCACCTCAACTCGGCAAACAGCAAGCCTATCGGCGATGCGCCCAAAGCCGGTGACTTCGTCGCCGCCAAGTTCTCTGCCGACGGAGAATGGTACAGAGGCCGCATTCGCTCCAACGATCGCGCAGCCAAGGTTGCCGAGGTTGTCTACATCGACTACGGCAACACGGAGAAGCAGCCCTGGTCCAAGCTGAGACCTTTGGATCAGCCTCAATTCACCACACAGAAGCTCAAGGCTCAGGCAATTGACGCCTCGCTTTCATTCCTTCAACTGCCCACTGCGCCCGAGTACTTCTCGGAATCCATCGGCTTCATTGCTGAGTTGACCGAGGGTAAGGAGTTGGTTGCCAGCTTCGACTTTGTCGACACCAAGGAGGGCGTCAGCTATATCACCCTCTTTGACTACAACGCGGGCGACAAGAAGCCGGGCCCGAACGACTCGATCAACAAGGAGATCGTCGCCAACGGCCAGGCCATGGTGCCCAAGAAGCTCAAGGCGTGGGAGCGCAGCGGCCAACACGCCGCTTACCTGAAGCACCTGAAGGAGGTTGAGGCCAAGGCTAAGGAGGAGCGCCTCGGCATGTGGGAGTACGGCGATATCACTGAGGACTAA
- a CDS encoding transaldolase yields MSSSLDQLKATGTVVVSDSGDFASIAKYKPQDATTNPSLILAASKKAEYAKLIDEAVASAKKQGGSVDEQVDNALDALLVEFGKEILKVVPGKVSTEVDASLSFDTKASVDKALHIIDLYKAQGISKDRVLIKIASTWEGIKAAEILQRDHGINTNLTLMFSITQAIAAAEAGAYLISPFVGRILDWYKAAHKKEYTKEEDPGVKSVGTIFNYYKKFGYKTIVMGASFRNTGEITELAGCDYLTISPNLLEELLNSDAPVPKKLDAAAASSLNLEKKSYISNEPLFRFDFNEEQMAVEKLREGISKFAADAITLKDIIKQKVQA; encoded by the exons ATGTCTTCTTCTCTCGACCAGCTCAAGGCCACCGGCACCGTTGTCGTCAGCGACTCTGGTGACTTTGCCT CCATTGCCAAGTACAAGCCCCAGGATGCCACCACCAACCCTTCCCTCATCCTCGCCGCCTCCAAGAAGGCTGAGTACGCCAAGCTGATTGACGAGGCCGTTGCCTCCGCCAAGAAGCAGGGCGGCTCCGTCGACGAGCAGGTTGACAACGCCCTCGATGCCCTTCTCGTCGAGTTCGGCAAGGAGATTCTCAAGGTCGTTCCCGGCAAGGTCTCCACCGAGGTTGACGCCAGCCTCTCCTTCGACACCAAGGCCTCCGTCGACAAGGCCCTTCACATCATTGAC CTGTACAAGGCCCAGGGCATCTCCAAGGACCGCGTCCTGATCAAGATCGCCTCCACCTGGGAGGGTATCAAGGCCGCCGAGATCCTTCAGCGCGACCACGGCATCAACACCAACCTGACCCTGATGTTCTCCATCACCCAGGCCATCGCCGCCGCTGAGGCCGGTGCCTACCTCATCTCCCCCTTCGTCGGCCGTATCCTCGACTGGTACAAGGCCGCCCACAAGAAGGAGTACACCAAGGAGGAGGACCCCGGTGTCAAGTCCGTCGGCACCATCTTCAACTACTACAAGAAGTTCGGCTACAAGACCATTGTCATGGGTGCCTCCTTCCGCAACACTGGCGAGATCACCGAGCTTGCCGGCTGCGACTACCTCACCATCTCT CCCAACCTGCTTGAGGAGCTCCTTAACTCCGACGCCCCCGTTCCCAAGAAGCttgacgccgccgccgcctccagcCTCAACCTGGAGAAGAAGTCCTACATCAGCAACGAGCCTCTCTTCCGCTTCGACTTCAACGAAGAGCAGATGGCCGTCGAGAAGCTCCGCGAGGGTATCTCCAAGTTCGCCGCTGATGCCATTACCCTCAAGGACATCATCAAGCAGAAGGTCCAGGCATAA
- a CDS encoding calcineurin-like phosphoesterase — MSFPAPTRPRRGVVCVAAFFILTTIFLAAARLASLDLTSAIRRRPAAKTASEPSPADAPMSYGETARPGFTDLFVHIATLPERHLPSRENPSRRLIVVGDVHGMRVSLDRLLEELHFDKSRGDHLVFAGDMVNKGPDSRGVLDLAMRLGASAVRGNHEDRVLLAHQNMKTTYVTDSDAHGNPVTKREEEEGQAKAEENKEEDKKPAEPPTDNVSPEAEGQGEEGEDEDEDEASLEKTEQDDLEPSIFPHGDSKERATARSLTRKQLKWLSTLPVILDVGAVESIGGNLVVVHAGLVPGLSLKHQDPWAVMNMRGLVYPREELRRQEAHRALEDYRRTHTAAPGVTETMIQREHERRRKPHDRKIAIPTDRRDGSSSWPKAWNAHQKALPEKEPRTAVAYGHDSKRGLQIDKFTFGLDSGCVNGGELTALVIEASADGGVTHAVKSTECNKDEGRKDKKRNKKHKKSKKGKKSSEEVDEAES, encoded by the coding sequence ATGTCGTTCCCAGCCCCGACCCGCCCGCGGCGTGGTGTGGTCTGCGTCGCCGCCTTCTTCATCCTCACCACAATCTTCCTCGCGGCAGCCCGCCTCGCCTCCCTAGACCTCACATCAGCCATCCGTCGCCGGCCCGCCGCGAAGACAGCATCCGAGCCCTCACCAGCCGATGCGCCCATGTCCTACGGCGAGACCGCTCGCCCAGGCTTCACCGACCTCTTCGTCCACATCGCCACACTCCCGGAGCGTCACCTTCCCTCCCGCGAGAACCCGAGCCGCAGGctcatcgtcgtcggcgaTGTCCACGGCATGCGCGTCTCACTCGACAGACTGCTTGAGGAGCTGCACTTTGACAAGTCCCGCGGCGACCACCTCGTCTTTGCTGGCGACATGGTCAACAAGGGCCCCGACTCCCGCGGTGTTCTCGATCTGGCCATGCGCCTCGGCGCCTCCGCCGTACGCGGAAACCACGAGGACCGCGTGCTGCTCGCACACCAGAACATGAAGACCACCTATGTTACCGACTCGGACGCTCACGGCAATCCCGTCACCAagagagaggaggaggaaggacAAGCCAAGGCCGAGGAGAACAAGGAGGAGGACAAGAAGCCTGCAGAACCTCCCACCGACAACGTCTCACCCGAGGCCGAAGgccaaggagaagaaggcgaggacgaagacgaagacgaagCCTCCCTAGAAAAGACCGAACAAGACGACCTCGAACCCTCAATCTTCCCCCACGGCGACTCCAAAGAACGCGCCACCGCACGCTCCCTCACCCGCAAGCAACTAAAGTGGCTCTCCACCCTCCCCGTCATCCTCGACGTCGGCGCCGTGGAATCCATCGGCGGCaacctcgtcgtcgtccacGCAGGCCTCGTCCCAGGCCTCTCCCTCAAACACCAAGACCCCTGGGCCGTCATGAACATGCGCGGCCTCGTCTACCCGCGCGAGGAGCTCCGCCGGCAAGAAGCCCACCGCGCCCTCGAAGACTACCGCAGGACCCACACCGCCGCCCCCGGCGTCACCGAGACCATGATCCAGCGCGAGCACGAGCGCCGCCGCAAGCCCCACGACCGCAAGATCGCCATCCCCACCGACCGCCGCGACGGCTCCAGCAGCTGGCCGAAGGCGTGGAACGCCCACCAAAAGGCGCTGCCTGAGAAGGAGCCCCGCACCGCCGTCGCCTACGGCCACGACTCGAAGCGCGGGCTGCAGATTGACAAGTTCACGTTCGGTCTCGACTCGGGCTGCGTCAACGGCGGGGAGCTGACCGCTCTCGTCATCGAGGCGTCTGCCGACGGCGGCGTCACGCATGCCGTCAAGAGCACAGAGTGCAACAAGGACGAAGGGAGAAAGGACAAGAAGAGGAACAAGAAGCACAAGAAGAGCAAGAAGGGGAAGAAGAGCAGTGAGGAGGTGGACGAGGCCGAGTCATAG